In Penaeus monodon isolate SGIC_2016 chromosome 43, NSTDA_Pmon_1, whole genome shotgun sequence, one DNA window encodes the following:
- the LOC119568273 gene encoding KRAB-A domain-containing protein 2-like, which produces MAQGSYIWIMVYQDHLTKFCVLHPLSSKRAAEVVHHLTDIFLLFGAPYILQSDNGSEFTAEVISELKIIWPKLVLVHGKLRHPQSQGSVERANGDIKDMLVAWMGDNTTDWSTGIKFVQFQKNSSLHAGIRRSPYAAMFGCEAKVGLT; this is translated from the coding sequence ATGGCACAGGGTTCCTACATATGGATTATGGTCTATCAAGACCACCTCACCAAATTTTGTGTTCTGCATCCGCTATCGTCGAAACGTGCAGCAGAAGTGGTGCATCATCTCACTGACATATTTCTCTTGTTCGGAGCTCCGTACATATTACAGAGTGATAATGGGTCAGAGTTCACAGCCGAAGTGATCAGTGAGCTGAAAATCATCTGGCCCAAACTTGTCCTCGTTCATGGAAAGCTTCGACATCCACAGAGCCAAGGATCCGTGGAAAGAGCAAACGGTGACATCAAAGACATGCTGGTTGCATGGATGGGAGACAACACCACAGATTGGAGCACTGGAATCAAGTTTGTCCAGTTCCAGAAGAATTCCAGCTTGCATGCAGGTATTCGCAGATCACCCTATGCAGCCATGTTTGGATGTGAGGCCAAAGTGGGCCTGACATAG
- the LOC119568272 gene encoding KRAB-A domain-containing protein 2-like, producing the protein MDLIDMQSMAQGSYKWIMVYQDHLTKFCVLHPLSSKRAAEVVHHLTDIFLLFGAPYILQSDNGSEFTAEVISELKIIWPKLVLVHGKLRHPQSQGSVERANGDIKDMLVAWMGDNTTDWSTGIKFVQFQKNSSLHAGIRRSPYAAMFGCEAKVGLT; encoded by the coding sequence ATGGACTTGATTGATATGCAATCGATGGCACAGGGTTCCTACAAATGGATTATGGTCTATCAAGACCACCTCACCAAATTTTGTGTTCTGCATCCGCTATCGTCGAAACGTGCAGCAGAAGTGGTGCATCATCTCACTGACATATTTCTCTTGTTCGGAGCTCCGTACATATTACAGAGTGATAATGGGTCAGAGTTCACAGCCGAAGTGATCAGTGAGCTGAAAATCATCTGGCCCAAACTTGTCCTCGTTCATGGAAAGCTTCGACATCCACAGAGCCAAGGATCCGTGGAAAGAGCAAACGGTGACATCAAAGACATGCTGGTTGCATGGATGGGAGACAACACCACGGATTGGAGCACTGGAATCAAGTTTGTCCAGTTCCAGAAGAATTCCAGCTTGCATGCAGGTATTCGCAGATCACCCTATGCAGCCATGTTTGGATGTGAGGCCAAAGTGGGCCTGACATAG